In Chiloscyllium punctatum isolate Juve2018m chromosome 38, sChiPun1.3, whole genome shotgun sequence, a single genomic region encodes these proteins:
- the lgi1b gene encoding leucine-rich glioma-inactivated protein 1b isoform X2: MESELICFWTQKKHFQDTFNCKYTWLRSLANNNLRTLPKDLFKGLESLTNIDLRGNSFHCDCKLKWLVGWLISTNATTDPIYCASPGKYNETKISHLPLKEFDCLTADFVVYQTLKFQSLSIESFTYMNDIYVAIAQPVAGNCGILEWDHVEMVFRNFDNITGTSTVFCKPLIVEGQLFVVVARLFGGSHIYKRDISANKFIKIQDIDTSKIRKPNDIESFQIEGEWFFIIADSSKGGTTTIYKWNGNGFYSHQSLHHWYRDIDVEYFEISNKPHLILISLFQRPVIYQWNKGRKEFVWRIDIPETDNVYAVKYFKIRDNLYICLTKFLGDSTIMKWNVSMFVEVQTFPSRGSMVLQPLKLNKWQYAILGNDYSFTEIFQWDTARGKFMKFNEVIIQAPRAFTAVLADNREFLFASSFKGNTQIYEHIIIDTSGT, encoded by the exons AAGTTTGGCAAATAACAACCTTCGAACCCTTCCTAAAGACTTATTCAAAGGCCTGGAATCATTAACCAATAT agaTCTTAGAGGCAACTCTTTCCACTGTGATTGCAAACTGAAATGGTTGGTAGGATGGTTAATTTCCACCAATGCAACAACTGATCCAATTTATTGTGCAAGTCCAGGAAAATataatgaaacaaaaataagCCACCTTCCACTGAAAGAGTTTGACTGCCTGACTGCAG ATTTTGTGGTTTACCAGACCTTGAAATTTCAGTCCTTGTCAATTGAAAGCTTCACTTACATGAATGATATTTATGTAGCAATTGCCCAACCTGTGGCTGGAAACTGTGGCATCCTTGAATGGGATCATGTCGAAATGGTTTTCAGGAATTTTGACAACATTACTG GCACTTCGACAGTATTCTGTAAACCTTTGATCGTTGAGGGTCAGCTGTTTGTAGTTGTTGCCCGGCTTTTCGGTGGCTCTCACATTTACAAAAGGGATATTTCTGCCAACAAGTTTATTAAAATCCAGGATATAGATACTTCAAAAATCAGAAAGCCAAATGACATTGAATCATTTCAAATAGAAGGAGAATGGTTTTTCATTATTGCTGACAGCTCCAAGGGTGGGACTACTACAATATATAAATGGAATGGAAATGGATTTTACTCTCATCAATCATTGCATCATTGGTACAGAGATATAGATGTGGAGTACTTTGAAATATCTAACAAGCCACATTTAATCTTAATAAGTCTTTTCCAACGTCCTGTTATCTATCAGTGGAACAAAGGGAGGAAAGAATTTGTTTGGCGTATTGATATCCCTGAGACAGATAATGTATATGCAGTCAAATATTTTAAAATCAGAGATAATTTATATATTTGTTTAACAAAATTCCTTGGCGACTCCACAATAATGAAATGGAATGTCTCCATGTTTGTGGAAGTACAGACATTTCCATCACGGGGATCCATGGTATTGCAGCCTCTTAAATTAAATAAATGGCAATACGCCATTCTGGGAAATGACTATTCATTTACTGAGATTTTTCAATGGGACACAGCCAGAGGAAAATTTATGAAATTTAATGAAGTCATCATCCAGGCTCCAAGGGCATTCACTGCTGTATTGGCTGATAACCGTGAGTTTCTGTTTGCTTCAAGTTTTAAAGGAAATACACAAATATATGAACATATTATAATCGACACAAGTGGAACATAA